A genomic window from Arctopsyche grandis isolate Sample6627 unplaced genomic scaffold, ASM5162203v2 HiC_scaffold_766, whole genome shotgun sequence includes:
- the LOC143922179 gene encoding uncharacterized protein LOC143922179 — protein MGHLDVRMEERCLFLKLRHDLTMGLRTFYETQNFLEITAPMILGGGQCEGGSDVFELDYFGQKASLTQSSQLYVESIIYSYSKVFTLMPSFRAEKSKTSRHLTQFTHLEGEMADITFTELMDHIEALLRFSIKYFYEKNLNAIQKLDPDFTPIEISEEPFKRISYKDAIDYFNKKNHMKTDGTPYVYMDDISDASEKYLCMEYGNNQPVFLTLFPSELKSFYMKRVGEGLTESCDLLFPGIGETVGGSMRIDDYEELYDAFLAANIEPEGFSWYMELSKYGPCPHGGYGLGFERLLMALVKYRNVDQAILYPRKVHRITP, from the coding sequence ATGGGACATTTAGATGTAAGAATGGAAGAACGATGCTTATTTTTGAAGTTAAGACATGATTTAACTATGGGATTGCGTACTTTTTATGAAACCCAAAATTTTTTAGAAATCACAGCTCCAATGATTTTAGGTGGTGGGCAATGTGAAGGTGGCTCAGATGTATTTGAATTGGATTATTTTGGACAAAAAGCATCTTTGACGCAGTCTTCTCAACTTTATGTTGAATCCATAATTTATTCTTATAGTAAAGTTTTTACCTTAATGCCTTCATTTAGAGcagaaaaatcaaaaacatcCCGCCATTTAACTCAATTTACTCATTTAGAAGGAGAAATGGCCGATATTACTTTTACGGAACTTATGGATCATATTGAGGCTCTTTTAAGATTtagcataaaatatttttatgaaaaaaacctTAATGCAATTCAAAAATTGGATCCAGATTTTACACCTATCGAAATATCTGAAGAACCTTTTAAAAGGATTTCTTATAAGGACgctattgattattttaataaaaaaaatcatatgaaaaCAGATGGTACACCCTATGTTTATATGGATGATATTTCAGATGCATCTGAAAAGTATCTTTGTATGGAATATGGTAATAATCAACCagtatttttaactttatttccaTCAGAGCTTAAatctttttatatgaaaagggTAGGAGAAGGTTTAACGGAGAGTTGTGATCTTTTATTCCCAGGAATAGGAGAAACGGTAGGAGGATCAATGAGAATTGATGATTATGAAGAATTATATGATGCTTTCTTAGCAGCTAACATTGAGCCTGAAGGGTTTTCTTGGTATATGGAATTATCTAAATATGGACCTTGTCCACATGGAGGGTATGGATTAGGATTTGAAAGATTATTAATGGCTCTTGTGAAGTACAGAAATGTAGATCAGGCAATTCTTTATCCAAGAAAAGTTCATCGAATCACaccttaa